A section of the Desulfomonile tiedjei genome encodes:
- the cysK gene encoding cysteine synthase A, with the protein MKKYFKDNADAVGHTPLVKLNRISGTAEAVILGKVEGRNPAFSVKDRIGVYMIRDGEERGLIRQGVEIIEPTSGNTGIALAYVCALKGYPLTLTMPDTMSIERRKVLKMFDAKVVLTPGTKGMRGAVEKAVEIAAADPERYFMPQQFSNPANVRAHEETTGPEIWEDTRGEIDVLVSGVGTGGTITGVSQFIKKTKGKKIHSVAVEPAESPVITQSLAGQDPIPGPHKIQGIGAGFLPEILDMSLVDEVQLVSSEEAVSFARLLARKEGLLCGISSGAAVVAAIRIAQRREFRNKVIVTVLPSAGERYLSSVLFEGITE; encoded by the coding sequence ATGAAAAAATACTTCAAAGACAATGCTGACGCTGTCGGACATACCCCCTTGGTAAAACTTAACAGAATTTCAGGAACCGCTGAAGCCGTGATCCTCGGCAAGGTGGAGGGCCGCAATCCGGCTTTTTCCGTGAAGGATCGAATCGGCGTTTACATGATAAGAGATGGAGAAGAACGGGGCCTCATCCGCCAGGGAGTGGAGATCATAGAGCCTACCAGCGGCAACACCGGTATTGCTCTGGCATATGTCTGTGCGTTGAAAGGGTATCCGCTCACACTCACCATGCCGGACACAATGAGCATTGAAAGGCGAAAAGTCCTCAAAATGTTCGACGCCAAAGTCGTTCTCACTCCTGGAACCAAAGGTATGCGGGGCGCGGTGGAGAAAGCCGTGGAGATTGCGGCCGCGGACCCGGAAAGGTATTTCATGCCTCAACAGTTTAGCAACCCCGCCAACGTGAGGGCCCACGAAGAGACCACCGGACCGGAGATCTGGGAGGACACTCGGGGGGAGATAGACGTGCTGGTATCCGGGGTGGGGACTGGAGGCACGATCACAGGGGTTTCGCAATTTATCAAGAAAACTAAAGGCAAGAAGATCCATTCAGTGGCGGTTGAACCGGCGGAAAGCCCGGTCATTACTCAAAGCCTTGCGGGACAGGACCCCATCCCGGGGCCCCATAAGATTCAGGGTATCGGAGCCGGATTCCTTCCCGAGATCTTGGATATGAGTTTGGTAGATGAAGTCCAACTTGTTTCGAGTGAAGAGGCGGTTTCATTTGCACGATTGTTGGCTCGCAAAGAAGGCCTTTTGTGTGGGATATCTTCCGGAGCCGCGGTTGTAGCCGCGATCCGGATCGCCCAAAGGAGGGAGTTCAGGAACAAGGTCATCGTCACGGTGCTTCCCAGCGCGGGCGAGAGATATCTAAGCTCTGTGCTTTTCGAGGGAATTACGGAATAA
- the queC gene encoding 7-cyano-7-deazaguanine synthase QueC, which produces MDEKHGSTGAVVLVSGGIDSTTCLAIARNQSYEPYALTFRYQQRHSVEIEAARRVARAMGVTRHLILDLPFSEIGGSALTSDLEVPKNRRIEEMTKEIPITYVPARNTIFLSFALAWAEVLGTEHIFIGVNALDYSGYPDCRPEYIEAFEQMANLATKKTVEGTLRIRIHTPLIELTKAQIITRGAELGADYSLTHSCYDPDPRGRACGLCDSCILRRKGFSEAGIADPTIYTK; this is translated from the coding sequence ATGGACGAAAAGCATGGATCAACTGGAGCTGTGGTTTTGGTGTCCGGTGGAATTGATTCCACCACATGCCTGGCCATTGCCCGAAATCAAAGCTACGAGCCCTACGCATTGACCTTCCGGTACCAGCAAAGGCACAGCGTAGAGATCGAAGCGGCTCGCCGAGTCGCGCGGGCCATGGGCGTGACACGTCATTTGATCTTGGACCTGCCCTTTAGCGAAATTGGGGGATCCGCGCTGACTTCCGACCTGGAGGTTCCGAAGAACAGACGCATCGAAGAAATGACCAAAGAGATTCCCATAACCTATGTTCCGGCCCGGAATACCATTTTCCTATCTTTTGCACTGGCCTGGGCGGAGGTTTTGGGAACAGAGCACATCTTTATAGGTGTAAATGCTTTGGATTATTCCGGATATCCCGATTGCCGTCCGGAATACATTGAGGCCTTTGAGCAGATGGCCAATCTCGCGACCAAAAAGACCGTAGAAGGGACGCTGAGAATCCGAATACACACTCCTCTGATCGAATTGACAAAAGCCCAAATAATAACAAGAGGCGCAGAACTGGGAGCGGACTACAGCCTCACGCATTCTTGCTACGATCCTGATCCTCGCGGGAGGGCATGTGGCTTGTGCGACAGTTGCATTCTTCGAAGGAAAGGCTTTTCAGAAGCGGGGATCGCCGACCCCACGATTTATACAAAGTAG
- a CDS encoding CDP-alcohol phosphatidyltransferase family protein, with protein sequence MPEESSSGFKSSPYSGSLNYFGKDKYVHAWLAEKRTKLGAAIFPPFVRLGVVPDTISYVGISLLAGVILYFVRDPVIAVLFLAGHLLCDGFDGAYARHTGKASQSGAFTDLVCDQLGMVVVSIAAIFHHLVTPLVGTVYVSLYLIVVVFGVIINVMGLGTRITITSKYFLYVVYAVWAGWGMNFFSPMMSFFSAVMAVEVVIGYLRLKRGIRRKFDTQVRFAEGDQYSGKLNYALNVAVPLAVLTVIVIGANLIPIRSVVDSPRFHAAWKQGPAIAVPNAAGNILGVAVRDQDFLILAGEEEGTKKIKRFTSEGNDTQDYFAVPDYVAPAFSSLPVDGNVLLLADGSTRLLMGIDLDASFASKRTVTVLTLPLGYLRLTAMAVATWNGKKVWLAANYLYTRKTYVIDPKMALKKGSILAGVIGSYTNGAFPAGITVHEDTVMELNRSPFKAMIYVASLKKMITGSDLLDAGRISFEPPRLEALGPVKLGDDLIMLSQQGQVFRLPFASFLPNPPAGGKQ encoded by the coding sequence ATGCCCGAAGAAAGCTCTTCAGGATTCAAGTCAAGCCCTTATTCCGGCTCGCTGAACTACTTCGGGAAGGACAAATATGTCCACGCGTGGCTCGCTGAGAAAAGGACCAAGCTCGGAGCCGCGATTTTCCCTCCATTTGTGCGATTGGGAGTCGTGCCGGATACCATTTCGTACGTGGGCATTTCCTTGCTCGCGGGAGTGATCTTATATTTTGTCAGGGACCCGGTGATAGCGGTGCTGTTCCTGGCCGGTCACCTCCTTTGTGACGGCTTCGACGGGGCCTATGCCCGCCACACGGGAAAGGCATCCCAATCCGGAGCCTTTACGGACTTGGTCTGTGATCAGCTCGGCATGGTGGTGGTGTCAATAGCAGCGATTTTCCACCATTTGGTGACTCCCTTGGTGGGAACTGTGTACGTGTCGCTATATCTGATCGTGGTCGTTTTCGGGGTCATCATAAACGTTATGGGCCTCGGAACACGGATCACTATTACAAGCAAGTATTTCCTGTACGTGGTCTACGCGGTCTGGGCCGGATGGGGAATGAATTTTTTCTCCCCCATGATGTCGTTCTTTTCCGCAGTAATGGCTGTAGAGGTAGTTATTGGATATCTGAGGCTCAAGAGGGGAATTAGGAGAAAATTTGACACCCAGGTCCGGTTTGCCGAAGGAGACCAGTACTCGGGAAAACTCAATTACGCCCTCAACGTGGCGGTTCCCCTGGCGGTTTTGACTGTCATCGTGATTGGAGCGAACCTGATCCCGATCCGCTCCGTCGTGGACAGCCCGAGATTTCATGCGGCTTGGAAGCAGGGACCGGCGATAGCGGTGCCAAATGCTGCGGGAAATATTCTGGGAGTCGCGGTACGAGACCAGGATTTTCTGATATTAGCGGGAGAGGAAGAGGGAACCAAGAAAATCAAACGATTTACTTCCGAAGGAAACGACACTCAGGACTATTTTGCTGTGCCTGATTATGTGGCACCGGCATTCAGCAGCCTTCCGGTTGATGGGAACGTGCTCCTATTGGCGGATGGCTCGACGCGCTTGTTGATGGGCATCGATCTGGATGCATCTTTCGCCTCAAAGAGAACCGTCACGGTATTGACCCTGCCGTTGGGCTATCTGCGCTTGACCGCCATGGCCGTGGCAACATGGAACGGAAAAAAGGTGTGGCTTGCCGCCAACTATCTCTACACACGCAAAACGTACGTGATTGACCCAAAAATGGCCCTCAAAAAGGGATCCATCCTGGCGGGAGTCATAGGGTCGTACACCAATGGCGCGTTTCCTGCCGGCATCACCGTACACGAAGACACGGTCATGGAATTGAACAGATCACCTTTCAAGGCTATGATCTATGTAGCATCCCTGAAGAAGATGATTACCGGATCCGATCTTCTGGACGCGGGGCGGATTTCCTTTGAGCCACCCCGACTCGAAGCACTAGGACCTGTGAAATTAGGGGACGATCTGATCATGCTGTCCCAGCAAGGCCAGGTTTTCCGGCTGCCGTTTGCTTCTTTT
- the arsS gene encoding arsenosugar biosynthesis radical SAM protein ArsS (Some members of this family are selenoproteins.), which produces MTDLDDALKELPRSVDPFALTLHRHNLELKRARTTILQVNVALLCNLTCKHCHLEAGPQRSEEVMNLGTMEKVAAFAERGSFEVVDVTGGAPELNSNIVAFIELLAAGQKTVMFRSNLTILTDEKRRELLESCCRHRVAIVGSLPSLNVNQLEAQRGSGVLEKILTALKRLNSIGYGQPGTGLQLDLVCNPTGAFLPSSQHGTERKFRFDLQKKWGIVFSNLYTFANVPLGRFRQWLSASGNIDKYMEKLASSFNPCTLEGLMCQKLVSVSWDGYLYDCDFNLAAGIPLGGARNHVSAMEGPPMPGTPIAVSDHCYACTAGAGFT; this is translated from the coding sequence ATGACTGATCTGGACGACGCATTAAAGGAATTACCGCGATCTGTCGATCCTTTTGCGCTTACCCTGCACCGCCACAATCTTGAATTGAAGCGCGCGCGAACCACCATCCTCCAAGTGAACGTGGCACTGCTCTGCAACCTCACGTGCAAGCATTGCCATCTGGAGGCAGGGCCGCAGCGCAGCGAAGAGGTCATGAATCTGGGGACCATGGAGAAGGTGGCTGCGTTTGCGGAACGGGGATCTTTTGAGGTTGTGGACGTAACTGGAGGTGCGCCGGAACTTAACTCGAACATAGTAGCGTTCATAGAGTTATTGGCCGCCGGCCAAAAGACCGTGATGTTCCGCTCCAATCTCACGATTTTGACGGACGAAAAGCGACGCGAACTCCTGGAATCCTGTTGTAGACATCGAGTAGCCATTGTGGGCTCCTTGCCCAGTTTGAACGTGAACCAACTGGAAGCTCAGCGAGGCTCGGGGGTCCTGGAAAAGATCCTTACGGCGTTAAAAAGACTCAACTCGATCGGGTACGGCCAACCGGGTACCGGCCTTCAGTTGGATCTGGTGTGCAACCCGACAGGAGCGTTTCTTCCCTCTTCTCAGCATGGGACTGAAAGAAAATTCCGTTTCGATCTTCAAAAGAAATGGGGGATTGTCTTTAGCAATTTGTACACTTTTGCCAATGTCCCGTTGGGCAGATTTCGGCAGTGGCTGTCTGCGTCAGGCAATATTGACAAATACATGGAAAAACTTGCGTCGAGTTTCAATCCCTGCACCCTTGAGGGACTGATGTGTCAGAAACTCGTTTCGGTCTCCTGGGACGGTTATCTATACGACTGCGATTTCAATCTGGCCGCGGGAATACCGTTGGGAGGAGCGAGGAACCATGTTTCTGCCATGGAAGGCCCGCCGATGCCCGGGACCCCTATTGCGGTTTCCGACCACTGTTACGCATGCACTGCCGGCGCAGGGTTTACTTGA
- a CDS encoding HIT family protein, whose amino-acid sequence MKTRDDCIFCKIVSGSIPSSKIYEDDKTFAFMDISPLNKGHLLVIPKEHVENIFEIDPDLYGHLMSVICRIAKAVKSAVAPDGMNVLQLNGKAGNQVVPHLHIHIVPRWMGDGLTIAAWEPVMGDIAEISATGEIIKSKLSG is encoded by the coding sequence ATGAAGACGAGGGACGACTGCATTTTCTGCAAAATAGTCTCCGGTAGCATACCGAGTTCCAAAATTTATGAGGATGACAAGACTTTCGCGTTCATGGATATCAGCCCCCTTAACAAGGGACATCTGCTGGTAATACCAAAAGAACACGTAGAGAATATCTTCGAGATCGATCCGGACCTGTACGGCCACCTGATGTCCGTCATCTGCCGAATAGCCAAGGCCGTGAAGTCAGCGGTAGCTCCTGATGGAATGAACGTCCTGCAACTCAACGGAAAGGCCGGAAACCAGGTGGTGCCACATCTTCACATACATATAGTGCCGAGGTGGATGGGTGACGGGCTCACAATAGCTGCTTGGGAACCGGTCATGGGCGACATTGCAGAGATCTCTGCAACAGGGGAGATCATTAAATCGAAGCTGTCCGGCTGA